The Paramisgurnus dabryanus chromosome 17, PD_genome_1.1, whole genome shotgun sequence genome includes the window TAAAATCATAAAGGCTGCGTTAGATCTGTCAGTTTCATACTAATAAACTGTAAAATTGAAGTTATTCACAGATGAGATGATGAATTTCTCTCGAATATAATGCATGAATTATGGATTACTCGTAACCTGAAGTCTAGATGTCACAGAATGCCGTCAGATCTACAGACACTAAAGGAAAAACATTTCACCCCAAAATCTAAATGATCTCATTGTTTACACACCATCATGCCGTGATCTCAGGTGTTTTTGACTTTCTTTAGCTTTTTGAAGCTTCACAATGTTGAACCACATTTAAGGCCATAACAAAGGATATTACTGAATATAACTCTAATTCGGTTctaataaagaaagaaaatcatCTGAGATGACATGAGGTAATTACTAAATAATGATGATAaagttcatttttggatgactaCTGAGTCTGTTTTGTGTCTGCCAATTTCAGAAAAAAACTCAATGAATTAAAGAGAAATTATATTAgccttttaaaggtgcagtgtgtaatttttagaaggatctcttgacataaatgcaatataatatacaaaacaacattattaggggtgtataaagacctttttataatgaatcgttatgtttttattaccttagaatgagatgtttttatctacatgcatgagggtccccttacgtgtaagtcgccattttgtgacACCATGTTTCTATGGAAGCCCtgaacggacaaactttttgtctctgacgatgacatgtttttccggtggcggctactgtagcttctctatggatttcaaaagcgaggggtgagcagtgggctgagccgttggttgcaatttgcaacctcaccactagactgcacctttaattcaACATTAACATTTTAGGATTGTATAAGAAAACATTACTATAGTAAATGGCCACTTTTCCTGAACAAAGTATATTTTATATAcactaaaaatattttattaacagTTCACTTATAAAGTATATTTCTGTAGttgataatatatttaattgaaCATTTTCAggtatttaataaagtttttctttttaatgtgACGTGAATATATTTGCTTGGATTAAAATATATGgagggctaaatatattttaaaaagctttcaaataattattttttatatataatataatttttttaaatgtacaaatattggccaaaaaatacatatttttgtaaacatattccaaaatatacttcagcaaatatatattttggccatttctgtatatttatttttttgtaaataatttaaGGAAAGTGACTTCAGTGTTCAAATGCTTGTGTGGGGTCACAGTatacaaacaaaaatgtttaaagtgCACATGCAGTCCTCCAGAAGAGGGCGCTGATGAATAAAGATGCTCTCATATTTGCTGTGCAATAAAACTATTCACTgtgaataaacaaaaaatacaatcGAATGACCTGCTGCATGATGGCATGATTCAACAAATATCAGTGATAACACTTTACAGGAAGAGTTTGAATTTTCCatcacatcatcatcatctgttTATAAACACTCACATAACTGTGTTCTGAGTCAGTGTACACAGCGTAAAATGCTagaaaacacaacatttatgtttaaaggaaaactaGAGACCACTTCTTTTAGTGTGACTATAAAGTAATGGTAATACTGTAGTAAACTACTTTGACATCCTCTATGGTGTTGAATTGGTAATGGTTATACTTTTACAGTAGCGAGGGTCCAAAAACACTGTAATGCTGTATCAGAAAATATCATTGTAAAAGTATATCTTATgcatttcataattaaaaaaaaaatccttatgtCTTTGTTtgttgtaaaatgtattttctgtaaagctgctttgcaacaataaaacatgtaaaaagtttaaattaaacTAACTCAATACCACACCACTTGTGTTAGTCAAGAAaatgtgcaaattttcatgcaGCAGTGAGAGAAATCCCGTGTTGAatgtaaatgtgtgtttgtctggGTGTTGAGGTCTGGTTGGCAGAGGTCCAcaatgcattgtgggtaaaGCAGAAGTTGTTAACAGCGGTACAGTCAGAGACAGCAGATATATTAAATCCTTACCATGGAGAGACAAGTTTTCCATGTTTCCATGCAATCCAGACAAGAACAGTTTTGTTAGTCACACCCATAATTATGAATTTCAGACACTGTGTTTGGCTGGAGTTTGTGGGTTTGTCTGCTGGGTTAAATGTGGCACTGCTGGAAAATGACAGAAGTGTTTTTTCTATGTTTTTGTCTAGATTTTGATGGTTCATATTTACATTCTTTATGTATTTTATCTCACATAtgattttttcttttcttcttaTGAGAAACATGAGGCTGctttaataaatgatctgtgttGTTGTGTTACCGGTACTGTATCTGTTATGTTTGTTTAACGTCTGAAGCATAACGTGTCAACTGGATGTCTGGGTTTCAAAACTTTCCAAAACTCAAGAGTCTTTATGTgactatttttaaaaacaaaagtttaaatCTGCTTTAATGACCATTTAAAAATATCTCCCAGACTGTAAGTTGACATGAAAATTACATATAACATATATATTTCAACATTTTCTCTTTTTGGTCAAAATATCCTacatgtgttttcaaaataCTTTAAGCTGACAAAACAGATTACCCTGTTAGTTGTTTTGTAATGTCAAGGAAAATCTTAAATTATCTGTTCCAGTTTAAGATCATTTGTCTggctgtttttaaaaacatttagcaTGAAAAGCATGTGAATGAGATTTTAGAGATCCAGCAGGGCATTTTTAGTTTGGTAAATCTGCTGTCATGTTTAACACATATGTTATGTGAATAAATTTAATGTTGAAGGTTTGAAAGGCTGAAGACTTTAATGTCATAATGATCCAGTGAGATACTTCATTGACAATTAAACATCGGTCATCTTaacattatttgtgttttttacaaagGTTTAAATCCATTAACAAACAAACCCATCAATGTAAGCCAAAAATCTTACATCGTACAGTAACATTAGAAATACTGATAAGATTGAACTTTATTTAAACCAcaacacacactgtaaaacattgctgtagttatgcagcagTTACAGTAACTTAGTGTAGATgtattgatgttatttactggcaacagtttgttcaaagttaaataataaacattatcTTCATCTTTATGAGAATcaaaaatcctcatcaaccattttcagtttttttcagattttgtttcccagaatgctttgtaTGCGGGTgttatttagttttattctttaaagatAAAGCCTTATTAAtgtttcattttcatttaactttcaACAAACTGGTGCCAGATAACATCAagttaaatctacagtaagttactggcaaacagctgcagtaATTTTGTCATTTCTACAGACCATTATCTGGTCAAAGCTCTTATTCTTTGAGTTTATCTTTTTTAGGAAAAATGTCTTAAACTGAAGCATGTAAATGAATGTACGTCTGTTTAGAGTCACACCCACATTAAACTCACCATTACAGTACATGGCCAAACATACATATGTGTCTGTTAAATGTTTCATGTCAACTAAAGCTTTTCCTTATAACAGATTCCTTTCTTCTGATAAGATTTTCtgtttgatgtttaaatgtgAAGAAGTGACTATCAGTGAGTTGTTGTGTAATCTGTGAGTTTGTGCAGGAAATAAGACAAGGTTAAAGTCATACTTTTTTAAGAATATGACTGTATTATTAACACATTATGATCATTTTAGAGTCTTGGGATTCAGGGTTCTGATCATTAAAATGGTCCACATACTTTTGGATCGATATTTGCAGTGTTTCACAGCTGCTGGCTGTTGCATTGTGCTTTTATTATTCCCAACAGAGAAATCAAACCACTTATAGTACAGTAAATATGGGATAAGTGCTAAAAGCAGGGTCTCTTATCGATGCAGACGGTGGTCTCTGAAGTAATCACTCAACATCAGTAATGGTTTCATTATGTATTCAAATAATTAATGTCTCGGATCTTAGGGAAATGAAAAGTCTTCATCTCATGCTTTACTACAATCAAACTCTAAAAGCAAAGCAAAATATTCCCACCGAAGTTGATCATTTTGACCAATTATGGTgaattattaatgttaaattcAAAAGAGACTCCACACCTTTATaataatattccaaaacaaGTCAAAACACTACataaactaataataataaaactcaAGACAAATACTCACATTTCTGCTTTCAAGAACATAAGTATGTAAACAGCAGCTGGCTGAATTTCcaaacactttttttgaaagttgTGTGATCGTTAAAGTCACAAATAAATGGTTAGGCAACATATAAGCAAGTTGGTAGCAATGCTTGTATCATAAGAGCAAATATGagtaaattaatatatttcaatccagacagatgtttttgaaaataaaaataataaagggAGGCAGGCAGGAGGAGATCACAGAATGACATCACCTCAGCTCTTTTAAGCGAGACAGGCCGAGCCGAGTGTTCACTAAAGCTCACGGCGCAGGCGAGCTGAATATCCGGAGCAAAAATAACACATCTGGATTTGCTTTTGGAGGCTCAGCGAGGAAAGAGGTTTATGCAACTGCTCCAGTTTCACAAGTAAGTGTCATTTTAAACTAAATGTTCttacaaataaaacataaaaacatctcTGTACTGCTTTTGATCAGGAAAAGATAACTGATGAAGAATGTGCTTTCTTCATATTCTTCTTCAAATGTGACAGTTATAGCTTTCAAAGCTAAATATTTCATTGGTGCATGGATGGACATGCACTGTAATGTGTgctgtaaacacacacaagaaagaaaaagaaaaaaattatttttagtgATTTAGTGATGTTGTGATCCAATATCTTGGAATATGCTTAGATTTTTATATTGATTTATGTTTCTATGTTTGtctgtaaaaagttggatcaacaaaattacttaaaaatgttttattcaacttaaaagaGAAATATCAAGTTTATTCCACTTAAAATTTCACTTCAGTTTCACATTATGTGAAAATTTAAGGTTTAATAAACTCAGTGTTACCAACTAAAGttaacttttcactttttacggTGTATTGTGATTTCTAAAATGTATTTGGACATCATTGTACCATTTGAACCACTTATTTGCGTTTCTTGCCATTTATTTTTTCCAAGTCTGCCAGACAATTTCCGCAAGTCAAACTGATAGCTTCTAATATTATGCAATCTTATGATGCACTCACATCCAGGAATTTCCAAGACAGACTTACAGTTACTTCTGTTAGCATCACTGAACATTGATGTTAGTCACGTTTTTTGGCAAATCTTTAAGATACAGACACGTAAAAACAATGTAAATGCAGAatgaagtttaaacaacttaattatacaagtcaattcaacctaccttttaagttttgacttgtacgttgacataacttagaaaaacaagttgaaattgttttacttaatttgttaagttaaagcaACATAAAAATTGATGTCGATATgatatgttttttacagtgaaccCAAACAAAATTGTGTATAAGATGGGAAAGATTTCATTCATTTTTCAaatacatttctgtttttacagCTATTCCTAGAAATATGGAGGCGGAAAACAATCCAGTAACAACACCATCAACCTTTGCTACACTTTCTACGGGCATCTCCGGTAACAACCTGACCAACGATACTCAGTGTCCACACTGGGAAATATGGGACTGGTTGTACATCATGCAACCCGCTTACATGTTCATCATATTTGTTCTGGGAATGCTCGGCAACGTCTTTGTCCTGTTGGTTTTCGGCCTCCATAAAAAAGCGTGCACCGTGGCCGAGATCTATTTGGGAAACTTGGCCGCCGCGGACCTTCTGTTGGTCTCGTGCCTGCCCTTCTGGGCCCTCAACATAGCCAACGGCTTCGACTGGCAGTTCGGTTCGTTCATGTGCCGTCTGGTCAACACGGGCATCAGAATGAACATGTTCTGCAGTATTTATCTACTGGTGCTGGTGAGCGGCGATCGCTTCATCGCGCTGGTGCACGCCATGTCCCGCGGGAGAATGAGGCGACCTCGCTGCGCCAAGCTCAGCTGCATGGCTGTCTGGGGTCTAGGGTTGCTCCTGAACATCCCAACACTTCATTTCAGAGATACCCGATACTTGCCCGAGTTTAACGTCACGGCTTGCATTTTGGACTACCCGACTCAAGAGGTGGGCCTCGTTTGTGACTTCGTACTCATTTTGCTCGGTTTCATTGTGCCAATGATTGTGATTTCCTACTGCACGATTAAGATCATCCGGGCTCTTCGCGTGCAGATTATAGATCGCTTCAACGCTGAGAACACGGAGCGCAAGGCCACATTTCTTGTCCTAGTCGTGCTGATAGCATTTCTGCTGTGTTGGGTGCCGTTCCACGTGGTGACCCTGCTGGATATTTTGTTCCGGGTCGGAGCTCTGACTGGATGCAGCATGGAGACGGCCATTGACGTCTCTAATCAAATAAGCACGTACTTGGCTTTAAGCAACAGCGTGTTGAACCCAATACTGTATGTGATTGTTGGTAAGAACTTCAGGAAAAAGGTCAAAGAATTAGCAAAGCAACtcacagaaaaaagaaaagacaTTGGTGGATCAACACGATCACAAACCGCATCAACCGTAAAGACCCTTACAACACTTTAACATCACAAAGTGTTGATAAAGTTTACAGGCACATATTTACAATTcagaaattatttaaattataactTAAATGATACGGTGTTGGCTGAAACATACAGCAATGCATTACGAGTAAGATGCAAAGATTGTAATGTCAACGGATCTTAACAAACGGTGTGTGTACAGCTATTTGGCAGTTAATATAACCACACATGTGCAATTCCAAGTTAACCTTATCATAACAAGTTTAACCATTTTTTAACCATACTGATATCTTAGATGTTCATATTTGTGTAAATACCCATGCAAAGTCTGTACAGtattaaagttttttaaacattttttttattattttccatACTTAAGTAAGTgcaattttaaatccataatgCTTTTTCTTCCTTATAAATgttcataaaaaattaaattaaattaaataaatataacatgttTTTTGAAGAGCTATCCTTTGGGTATTATTGCTTCTGGTTCATGCATTTTAATTGGCAGAATTTCAACAAAGTGTTTTCTTCCACAATCCTGTGTCCTTTTTTGTCACATCCAAAATGCATGGATGTTTCCCTCATCTAAAATAGAAAACTTTTGAAATAGATTTTTCAGATGTTGTCCATCAGAGAtgtttaggaaaatataaacagatggttcAATATAATGGGGTTTTAGATGACTTTCTTTTGTCCCTCTTGTTCAGCAACCGGTGAAAAGATTGaaaataaaattgtgtttttattttagaatTAAGTCTTGTCTGTCCTAAACGGAGGCATTTTTATGGCACCATCATGTTGGTCCTTGATAATTGTGACATCAAGCTTCTTCCCAGTGTCTGCTTGCTCTGGATGTTGTGTTCCTTAAGATTCAGACTCATTGTGTATTTTATGCTCGTGTTGGCTAGTCTGCTTTATACGTCTGTAGACTATATCACtggtatgtttttatttacaaatcCATTTTGCTTTCAGTGCTATCTTATCTTCTTAGTCCTTTTTTTTTCAGGTACTCGCAGGACCttttatttttatctgttcCATTAGTGCGCACTGAGTCGGGGAGAAAGGCATTTTATTTGTTATCaagtttacaataaaaaaatgctttctctgagaaattaaattaaaagttttgacTGCAAATGCTGGaacatatatttaacattttgtcaaagcattaatttactatttatttataaataacatGTATGTTCTAGTTTGTCTAAAGATTTAATGTTTGTAATGTTATACAATACATCATGTCTATGTCTTTAAATTTTTTCTGTCTGAAGAGGTTTTTACATGACGCCGGACCCTTGAAAGCTTTCagtgatttttacagttttgtttgtttggttaTTAAATGTCTATATcaattttttcttcattttcatgttaatattttgtatatgtctttttgaataaatgtatctattaacatcattcatcattcaTATTCGGTACaataactacactgtaaaaaaaatccgtagaaattgcagctgggttgccggtaatttaccgtagattttaatttatgttatttactggcaacattttgttcaaagttaaattaacatttaacatttaacaaagtctttgtctttacagagtaaaactaaaaaaacagcatcaagcaaaacattctaggaaacaaaatctgaagcaaaaaacagaaaaaggttaatgatgacttctggttcccagaatgctttgcatgaggctgttattgtatagttttattctgtaaagataaagacttgttaatatttaaaatttatttaactttgaacaaactcttgccagtaaataacataattttaaatcggtaaattaccggcaacccagctgcaataacattgtaatttctacggattttttttacagtgtatgcagtcaattaaaacattatattatgtTACTGTAGTTTACTTTTAAAACATGATATTGCCATGTGTTTAAAGTGAGAAGAAATGAGgttaaatgaatgaatgtgtcACAGACTTTCCAGCAGTCAGTCTTTGTGTGGTTGTGAATAACAAACTCCTAAAGTGTGTTTTTCCAGTAATACCTCTGGAGTCTGACTGGTTTTAAAGAGGACTGTGGTTTATAATGTTGGACAGCTAAGTGATGATTTTATGAACTATGTGTGAGTTCTGTAATATGTTCTCTCAACTCCTCCACATTAAACAGATATTTCTCTTTTAAACACTACACTTATAAATATAATGTTTCAGTGTCTGTAAGCATTTTAAGAgctgtttcattttatttaaggcTATGATTTCACACACTGAAATTAAGTACAATTTTCCCATTCAAACACACATCATCTATTTCTGTCAAGTATCTTGATCATGTAAatcaattaaaattaatttattaagttTAACTATTATGGCTGTTAAATCTAAACTCATATCAATAAAAACACCAAAGTAGAAGTAGATATTTCACAAGACACCTGTATATAACATTACAAATAAACTGCTAGAATAgactttaaaggtgccaaaaaaTGCATTGAAATGCATATCTACATAAAAGGTCTGTGACTTTatgtgcaaaaatgatccagagtcaggtttacatgtccatttacaacccgaATTTActtttagaatgaaatggtctattattaccttatttgaaagggtcatgaataataatgttgagctctgctctgattggttgtttctctttcagtagctctgtgtgtgtgtgtaaacagatcttatgtttgagtctgtatcagattttgaggaataatcaattgtttggagattgttaatggacgtttctgagtggtaagtttggggtttttttcagtatggactgcaaaacgtaactgtaacgtcaatagtagaacttcagcctaaacgctaggatatagcattaactagcatatagctcTAACTTTCATACAGTATAGCATAacctagcatatagcattaactagcatatagcattaagtTGCATATAgtattaactagcatatagcattaactagcatataacgctaactcagcagtcacaactttgttttaagcattgtaacaacattgtaataaTGTTGGGGTGTACATCTCAACTGTAAGATCaaagttggtgttatgttgagattggtctgttttcagcggtcttttgcatgcacaagatTTATATAAGAAAGAGGAAACAATTGTGTTTAAGACCCATGTTATTACCATAAACTCtttttattcatctatgcctacatAAATATAGGTTTACTTTCTACAGCACCTCAGGGTAGACTCAGGGTTACAGTATTAGCATGCACTCATGTATGCACACCTCTAcagtatgctgggttgttgttacccaACTATGGGTTAAAGCAaccttaaattttttaaagtgtattaatTGATTTATAAGAAGACACACGTCACTTCCCATACAAGAAACATTTAGAAATATTGTTAGTATTTAGCAGAGCAGATGTGTGATATATCAGTGAATCTGCTGAAGGTGTCAGATGATATCCACCATCTGCTCATTTCTGCTCCATAAACCATTAGCTTATGTACAAAAGCATCTTTACATCACTGCTTTTAGTTTTAAGAATTACTTCTTGCTAAACTGAAAATTCTGTCAATAATGACTCAGCTCCATGATGCATACTGTTTGCTGTAAACGCCAGTGTCATTGTGGTGCTCTCGTGAATGTGCATTGAAGACTGACACAGTCTATTTTTCTCAGTCGGTTTGGAGCATTTCTCAAATtattcttaaagagcacctatttcaagtttttttgtgtatttgttatatgtttgcatggttgttggtatgtgggagatgataactcgtgtcatcgtttactttggggtttgtaccttttgcatatggttaacatgaactaatacacgcttacacaccaaaggaaatgttaaAACATGAATCGGacgataggtgctctttaatttgCTAAATAATGCGTGCATTTCTCAGAACAATTGGATCATGGATGTTCTGCAAAAGCGTGTGACCTGTTCAAAATCTTTAGTTCATCTCTCAAAAGTAAATGTATATGTGAGTGATCTTGTCAGTCCCATTAAAATGGCAAGTCTGTGTGTCAATATTCATGAACAAGAAAACAAACATATGCATCAATATTTTCTGATGTAAACTGTGGACAAATTCacattttcaaatttttttctgtaaacaaaTGACGCacattgtgattttcaaaaaaaaatcatattttacagtacaaataaaaaatgacaaattagAAAGTTAAGAAATCtcaactcaaaattttaagattCACTTGACAGAAACTTATCAGTTCAGTTCCCATTTACAAAAGACTATAAAACACATATAAAAAACAAGGTCAACAATTGTGCATAACATTCCTTGTACGATGAACTAATACTAAATGTTTTGAATATTCAACAGAAATcagtatatttgtattttgatgAAAATGACAATTAAACAGCAATGTACATAATCATCTGCATGATTGTAtcaaagcatttgcaatttgTCTAAAACTATGAGAATTTTGTGCACAACTGACTTGATGATGCGGAAGTTAAACAAATCGTTTTGAAATGTTTGAGAAAAGTGTAATATCCTGAAGGACACAGAAGTGGAGGAGAAGTTCCTCCTTTAGGCACAAGCAGATGACACGACCCTTGGTCCTCATAGTTCTGGCCATGTTTATTCTGACTGCTATGTCGTGTTTATATTCACAAAGAGCTGAAAGTGTGAGAAGATCATAAGGCACAGAAGTGTGGGTTGGTGCTTTAATGAATCATCGACCTCTGCTGGTAGATACTTCACATTACAATTTAACCTAAATGGCTTGGGGCAGAAGTgttcaaacatttaaaatcatatatttttgtatttgacattttgcttttacattttttatatagcccttttataaatatttatttaaaggattttgtgtgtgtgcgtgaatgcatgtatgtgtttcaTATGTAAAATagaacatttaaaagtttaagtGAAAAACATTTATGAACCTTTACAAAGTTTATTTTTCCTTCAATGTAACAGAACAATTTAAAGTATCTAAAGCAAAGGTAAGACACGAGGTCTAAAAGTCAAACATTTTGAGAAATCAATTACACAAGCAGAATTTAAAGTCTCATTTGTCTCTGTTCAAAGGTTTAATACCCTTGAGAAGCTCACgtctgaaatataaacagattttAAATCATCGGCTTGTGGGTGGAGAAAGTGCTCATGTAGACAAAACTATTCACCGTCTCTTTGTTCAAGAACAAGAACAAGTGAGGAACATCAGAGACAAAATCTCTTCTAGGAAAACTGTAAAAGACTTCGCCCATAAGGTAAGCAATGTTTTATTCGTTTATAAAGTATATAGTCACCCAAAATGTGTTTAGACACTAAAGTCACACATGTCTGAATGtcttaaataacaaaagagttATCTGCAAACAAACAATATCTCAGAGCTAAATTCACTTTTCTGAGAtgtatttaattacattttataaaataaatcacATGAACAGTGAGCATTAACACCTGacaatcatatttttattacaaacatataagaaacttttcaaaaatgtttctttacttatttatttaaaattttcatATGTTTAGATAGATGTTTAGacatatgtttatatatataatataggaTATTTGAAACATTACTCTGacactgaaaaataaaaaatataacataaaatgacataatgTCTGTATGTTTCTATATAAATGTAGTTGAACAGAAGAGTTTTTCTCTTGCAGGAAGCAATTGGAAGAGGTCATGTCATCGGCGACGCTTCAACCTCCAGAAACAAACGTGACGATGTCATATCTGGATTATTTCAACACAACAGACTGGCAGCTCGTGTACTCCATCATCCCACCGTACATCTTCATGGTGTGTTTGACAGGAATTCTGGGTAACTCATTTGTATTGCTGGTGTTCTTGCTGCAGAGAAACCGATGGACCGTACCTGAGATCTATTTGGGAAATCTCGCGCTGGCCGACCTTATTTTACTCATCTGTCTCCCCTTCTGGGCAATGAACATCCTCGAGTACTTCATGTGGCCGTACGGAGAGTTCATGTGCAAGGTGGTCAATCTCTCCATCCTCGTCAACATGTACACCAGCATCTACATGCTGGTGATGGTGAACGTGGACCGCTACCTTGCCCTCGTCTTGACCATGAAGGCCAGATGGCTCAGGCGGAAACGTTACGCCAAAGCCATCAGCGTTTCCCTCTGGCTCTTCGGTTTGGGAATGGGCGTTCCGACCTGCATGTTCCGAACATTGGAAGACATTCCCGGTCACCAAGCGTTCCAGTGCATCCTGCATTATCCCAGTGACTCCTGGAAGATTGCCCATCACATCCAACTGATTGTGTTGGGTTTCGCTTTGCCTCTACTGGCCATCACATTTTGTTGTGTGAATATTCTTCTGGCCCTAAAGCGACGTCGAGACAATTACTGGGAGGATAGAAACGACAAGAAAGCTACTGTACTGGTGTGTACGGTCACGCTGTTGTTCCTCATCTGTTGGGGTCCATTTCACATCTTCACTTTCCTTGATATACTCTCTGATTTCCATGTTTTGGATAAGGAGA containing:
- the bdkrb2 gene encoding B2 bradykinin receptor, which codes for MEAENNPVTTPSTFATLSTGISGNNLTNDTQCPHWEIWDWLYIMQPAYMFIIFVLGMLGNVFVLLVFGLHKKACTVAEIYLGNLAAADLLLVSCLPFWALNIANGFDWQFGSFMCRLVNTGIRMNMFCSIYLLVLVSGDRFIALVHAMSRGRMRRPRCAKLSCMAVWGLGLLLNIPTLHFRDTRYLPEFNVTACILDYPTQEVGLVCDFVLILLGFIVPMIVISYCTIKIIRALRVQIIDRFNAENTERKATFLVLVVLIAFLLCWVPFHVVTLLDILFRVGALTGCSMETAIDVSNQISTYLALSNSVLNPILYVIVGKNFRKKVKELAKQLTEKRKDIGGSTRSQTASTVKTLTTL
- the bdkrb1 gene encoding B1 bradykinin receptor, producing the protein MSSATLQPPETNVTMSYLDYFNTTDWQLVYSIIPPYIFMVCLTGILGNSFVLLVFLLQRNRWTVPEIYLGNLALADLILLICLPFWAMNILEYFMWPYGEFMCKVVNLSILVNMYTSIYMLVMVNVDRYLALVLTMKARWLRRKRYAKAISVSLWLFGLGMGVPTCMFRTLEDIPGHQAFQCILHYPSDSWKIAHHIQLIVLGFALPLLAITFCCVNILLALKRRRDNYWEDRNDKKATVLVCTVTLLFLICWGPFHIFTFLDILSDFHVLDKEKWFDVLEIGNQFSVYLAFSNSCLNPVLYVCSGNYFRRKVSSIYNRRKQSNVSDVTAMQRTLLTTTTTTNQIKPVVL